One segment of Brassica napus cultivar Da-Ae chromosome C3, Da-Ae, whole genome shotgun sequence DNA contains the following:
- the LOC111204573 gene encoding leucine-rich repeat extensin-like protein 4 has protein sequence MKNTTQSLLLLLFFSFLLSVHSLSVSSNAPLTDNEVRFIQRRQLLYYRDEFGDRGENVSVDPSLVFENPRLRSAYIALQAWKQAILSDPNNITLNWIGSNVCSYTGVFCSRAPDNRRIRTVAGIDLNHADIAGYLPEELGLLTDLALFHVNSNRFCGTVPHKFKHLKLLFELDLSNNRFAGKFPAVVLDLPSLKFLDLRFNEFEGTVPKELFSKPLDAIFINHNRFRFELPDNFGDSPVSVVVLANNRFHGCIPSSFVEMENLNEIIFMNNGLNSCLPADIGRLKNVTVFDVSFNELVGPLPESVGGMVSVEQLNVAHNQLSGKIPASICQLPKLENFTYSYNFFTGEAPVCLRLPEFDDRRNCLPSRPAQRSSEQCAAFLSRPPVDCESFKCGRSVTPLPPIVPQLPPPPPPSPPPPSPVYSPPPPPPVYSPPPPPPPPPPPPPVYSPPPPPPPPPPPVYSPPPPPPPPPPPVYSPPPPSPPPPPPPVYSPPPPPPPPPPPPPVYSPPPPPPPPPPPPPVYSSPPPPPVYSSPPPPAPIYCTRPPPPPCPSPPPPPHYSPPPPPHHSSPPPYYYSSPPPPPPHHSSPPPYYYNSPPPPHHSPPPPYYYNSPPPPHHSSPPPYYYNSPPPPHHSPPPPPMYPHSPPPPPPHSPPPPPHYSPPPPPPCIEPPPPPPCIEYSPPPPVYSSPPPPSVHYSSPPPPSVHYSSPPPPSVYYSSPPPPPPSPEYEGPLPPVIGVSYASPPPPPFY, from the coding sequence ATGAAGAACACCACTCaatctctcctcctcctcctcttcttctcttttctcctCTCTGTCCATTCTCTCTCCGTCTCATCCAATGCTCCTCTCACCGACAACGAAGTCCGATTCATCCAACGCCGACAACTTCTCTACTACCGCGACGAGTTCGGCGACCGTGGAGAGAACGTGAGCGTAGATCCGTCTCTCGTCTTCGAGAACCCAAGACTCCGAAGTGCTTACATAGCTCTTCAAGCTTGGAAGCAAGCCATCCTCTCTGATCCCAACAACATCACCCTCAACTGGATCGGATCCAATGTCTGTAGCTACACCGGAGTTTTCTGCTCTCGCGCTCCCGATAATCGCCGGATCCGTACAGTCGCCGGTATCGATCTCAACCACGCCGATATCGCGGGGTACCTACCCGAGGAGCTCGGTTTGTTGACGGATCTCGCTTTGTTCCACGTCAACTCGAATCGTTTCTGTGGAACGGTTCCGCACAAGTTCAAGCATCTCAAGCTCCTCTTCGAGCTCGATCTCAGCAACAACCGATTCGCCGGGAAGTTTCCGGCGGTGGTTCTTGATTTGCCGTCGTTGAAGTTCTTGGATCTCCGATTCAACGAGTTTGAAGGTACTGTGCCCAAAGAGCTCTTTAGCAAACCGTTAGATGCGATTTTCATTAACCATAACCGGTTCCGGTTTGAGTTACCGGATAATTTCGGAGATTCGCCGGTTTCGGTTGTGGTGCTTGCGAATAACCGGTTCCATGGCTGTATTCCGTCAAGTTTTGTTGAGATGGAGAATCTGAATGAGATTATTTTCATGAACAATGGGTTGAATTCTTGTTTGCCTGCGGATATCGGGAGGCTGAAGAACGTGACGGTGTTTGATGTTAGCTTTAACGAGCTTGTGGGGCCGTTGCCGGAAAGTGTCGGCGGGATGGTGTCGGTGGAGCAGTTGAATGTGGCTCATAATCAGTTGTCGGGGAAGATTCCGGCGAGTATTTGTCAGCTTCCCAAGCTTGAGAATTTCACTTACAGCTACAATTTCTTCACCGGCGAGGCTCCTGTCTGTCTCAGGTTGCCGGAGTTTGATGACCGGAGGAATTGTTTGCCGTCACGTCCTGCTCAGAGGTCTTCGGAGCAATGTGCAGCGTTTTTGTCTCGGCCTCCGGTGGATTGTGAATCTTTTAAGTGTGGTCGTTCTGTTACACCCCTTCCTCCGATTGTACCTCAATTGCCTCCGCCGCCTCCACCATCGCCACCTCCACCATCACCCGTCTATTCCCCTCCTCCGCCTCCCCCTGTCTATTcccctccaccaccaccacctcctcctcctccaccaccacccgTCTACTCtcccccaccaccaccaccgcctccaCCTCCACCTGTTTATTCTCCccctccacctccaccaccaccacctccacctgTATACTCTCCCCCTCCACCATCACCGCCGCCACCACCTCCACCTGTCTACTCtccaccgccaccaccaccaccaccgcctccaCCTCCACCAGTTTATTCTCcccctccaccaccaccaccaccaccaccgcctccaCCAGTTTACTCTTCGCCACCGCCACCGCCAGTATATtcatctccaccaccaccagctCCAATTTATTGCACTCGCCCTCCCCCACCGCCGTGCCCCTCACCTCCACCACCGCCACATTACtcacctccaccaccacctcaCCATTCTTCTCCCCCACCATACTATTACAGCTCAcctccgccaccaccaccacatcACTCATCTCCTCCCCCATACTACTACAATTCCCCACCACCGCCGCATCACTCACCTCCACCACCATACTACTACAATTCACCACCACCGCCGCATCATTCTTCTCCTCCACCATACTACTACaattcaccaccaccaccacaccaTTCGCCGCCTCCCCCACCAATGTATCCTCActccccaccaccaccaccaccacattCCCCACCACCGCCTCCTCATTATTCCCCTCCTCCACCTCCACCTTGTATCGAACCACCCCCACCCCCTCCCTGCATAGAGTACTCACCACCCCCTCCAGTTTACAGCTCTCCGCCTCCACCATCAGTTCATTACAGCTCTCCGCCGCCACCATCAGTCCATTACAGCTCTCCGCCGCCACCATCAGTCTATTACAGCTCTCCGCCTCCACCACCGCCATCTCCTGAATATGAGGGGCCATTACCGCCAGTGATCGGAGTATCCTATGCTTCTCCTCCACCTCCACCCTTCTATTGA